A single genomic interval of Stenotrophomonas sp. ZAC14D1_NAIMI4_1 harbors:
- a CDS encoding PAS domain-containing hybrid sensor histidine kinase/response regulator, which translates to MVSSWILLLVSVAYAALLFGVAWWGDRRPMYPDRPWLRPVVYSLALAVYCSSWTFYGAVGTAVRHGVGYLPIYIGPLLMLLFGWRIIERLALVARSQNVVSIADFISSRFGRSRRLAALVAIIALIGIVPYLALQYKAVAMSLQVLTGNAGPTGYFTDPALYVALLMALFATLFGTRQVDATEHHHGMMLAIAFESVIKLLAMLAVGVFAYLWLSNRTDAVVQSVHTLFTGLPPVGFISQTLLSFLAIICLPRQFHVAVVECGDVRDVRRARWMFGSYLVLISAMVLPIATAGVTLFGTGGTVADDSMVLALPLAEGRNALALIAYVGGFSAATGMVIVASIALATMVSNDLVMPVLLRRSGDHQEAADMASRVLWIRRLAILLLALMAYSYYRSSSNDSSLASYGLMAFAAVAQFAPGLIGGLYWRGASRRGVEAGMVLGFATWMYTLLLPAMTMAGWVDATWVQHGPFGVEWLRPQQLFGMTGWDPLTHGTFWSLLVNAATMMLVSARWRPGVDERLRAAPFLDPYAERPSVAGGWPGHVHVGDLLALASRVVGERHARRSFFEQAQSLGRELQSSAPADRPWVQFTERLLAASIGAASARLLLTSLLRGSGMDLGEVVAVLDEAGQELRFNREILSTTLENISAGVSVVDPDMRLTAWNRRYQDMFGYPDGMLYVGRPVADLIRYNAERGELGEGDIEVQINRRIGYMRAGSPHVFERTRSDGKVIEMRGQALPGGGYVTSYNDITDYKHAEKALLEANETLEQRVAERSHEAEVAQQSKTRFLAAISHDVLQPLNAARLFASALRDSDHVSDEQKHLAERVDASLRAAEELLDGLLDVSRLDAGGLHPVIGEFDVSALMRELAAQYTPVAAGRGLRLDLFARTTWVRSDRRLLRRVLQNFLANALRYTRQGRIVLAVRQRGDEVELQVWDTGPGIPEHHMRQIFEEFHRYQQPFDWGEQGLGLGLSICQRISRLLDHRLNARSRVGSGSMFSIILPRVAPLPGYSEPLLPAQAAAPPVRSDSLAGLRVLCVDNDEEILDGMRALLGRWQVQVITASTVDQALEKVAEQPQVMLVDYHLHDRMDGLDALVALREAAGYPLPGALLTADGRDELKRMARERGYRVLTKPIKPASLRAFLGALRDAR; encoded by the coding sequence GTGGTCTCCAGCTGGATCCTGCTGCTGGTCTCGGTTGCCTATGCCGCGCTGCTGTTCGGCGTGGCGTGGTGGGGCGACCGCCGGCCGATGTACCCCGACCGTCCGTGGCTGCGGCCGGTCGTCTACAGCCTGGCGCTGGCCGTGTACTGCTCGTCGTGGACCTTCTACGGCGCGGTCGGTACCGCAGTGCGCCACGGCGTGGGCTACCTGCCCATCTACATCGGCCCGCTGCTGATGCTGCTGTTCGGCTGGCGCATCATCGAGCGCCTGGCGCTGGTGGCGCGCAGCCAGAACGTGGTGTCCATCGCCGATTTCATCTCCTCGCGATTCGGCCGCTCGCGGCGGCTGGCCGCGCTGGTGGCGATCATTGCCCTGATCGGCATCGTTCCGTACCTGGCCCTGCAGTACAAAGCAGTGGCGATGAGCCTGCAGGTGCTGACCGGCAACGCCGGCCCGACCGGCTACTTCACCGATCCGGCGCTGTACGTGGCCCTGCTGATGGCCCTGTTCGCGACCCTGTTCGGTACCCGCCAGGTCGATGCCACCGAGCACCACCACGGCATGATGCTGGCCATCGCCTTCGAATCGGTCATCAAGCTGCTGGCGATGCTCGCGGTGGGCGTGTTCGCCTACCTGTGGCTGAGCAACCGCACCGATGCGGTGGTGCAGTCGGTGCATACGCTGTTCACCGGCCTGCCGCCGGTGGGCTTCATCTCGCAGACGCTGCTCAGCTTCCTGGCCATCATCTGCCTGCCACGCCAGTTCCACGTGGCCGTGGTCGAGTGTGGCGATGTGCGCGACGTACGCCGCGCGCGCTGGATGTTCGGCAGCTACCTGGTGCTGATTTCGGCGATGGTGCTGCCGATCGCCACCGCCGGCGTGACCCTGTTCGGTACCGGCGGTACCGTGGCCGACGATTCGATGGTGCTGGCCCTGCCGCTGGCCGAAGGCCGCAACGCGCTGGCGCTGATCGCCTACGTGGGCGGTTTCTCGGCCGCCACAGGCATGGTCATCGTGGCCTCCATCGCGCTGGCCACCATGGTCAGCAACGACCTGGTGATGCCGGTGCTGCTGCGCCGCAGTGGCGACCACCAGGAGGCGGCCGACATGGCCTCGCGCGTGCTGTGGATCCGCCGCCTGGCCATCCTGCTGCTGGCCCTGATGGCCTACAGCTACTACCGCAGCAGCAGCAACGACAGCAGCCTCGCTTCGTACGGGCTGATGGCCTTCGCCGCCGTGGCGCAGTTTGCGCCGGGCCTGATCGGCGGCCTGTACTGGCGCGGCGCCAGCCGCCGGGGCGTCGAAGCGGGCATGGTGCTGGGCTTTGCCACCTGGATGTACACCCTGCTGCTGCCGGCGATGACCATGGCCGGCTGGGTGGATGCGACCTGGGTGCAGCACGGTCCGTTCGGCGTGGAATGGCTGCGCCCGCAGCAACTGTTCGGCATGACCGGCTGGGACCCGCTGACCCATGGCACGTTCTGGTCGCTGCTGGTCAACGCGGCCACGATGATGCTGGTGTCCGCGCGCTGGCGCCCCGGGGTGGACGAGCGCCTGCGCGCCGCGCCCTTCCTCGACCCCTACGCCGAACGCCCCTCGGTGGCGGGCGGCTGGCCCGGCCACGTGCACGTGGGCGACCTGCTGGCCCTGGCTTCGCGCGTGGTGGGTGAGCGCCACGCGCGGCGTTCGTTCTTCGAACAGGCACAGTCGCTGGGCCGCGAGCTGCAGTCCTCGGCACCGGCCGACCGGCCCTGGGTGCAGTTCACCGAGCGCCTGCTGGCCGCGTCGATCGGCGCCGCCTCCGCGCGCCTGCTGCTGACCAGCCTGCTGCGTGGCTCGGGCATGGACCTGGGCGAAGTGGTGGCGGTGCTGGACGAAGCGGGGCAGGAGCTGCGCTTCAACCGCGAGATCCTGTCCACCACGCTGGAAAACATCAGCGCCGGCGTCAGCGTGGTCGACCCGGACATGCGCCTGACGGCGTGGAACCGGCGCTACCAGGACATGTTCGGCTACCCCGACGGCATGCTCTACGTGGGCCGGCCGGTGGCCGACCTGATCCGCTACAACGCCGAACGCGGCGAGCTCGGCGAAGGCGACATCGAAGTGCAGATCAACCGCCGCATCGGTTACATGCGCGCCGGTTCACCACACGTGTTCGAACGCACGCGCAGCGATGGCAAGGTGATCGAGATGCGCGGCCAGGCGCTGCCCGGCGGCGGTTACGTGACCAGCTACAACGACATCACCGACTACAAGCACGCGGAAAAAGCACTGCTGGAAGCCAACGAAACGCTGGAACAACGCGTGGCCGAGCGCTCGCACGAAGCCGAGGTCGCGCAACAGTCGAAGACCCGCTTCCTCGCGGCGATCAGCCATGACGTGCTGCAGCCGCTGAATGCCGCGCGCCTGTTCGCTTCGGCATTGCGTGACAGCGACCATGTGAGCGACGAACAGAAGCACCTGGCCGAGCGTGTGGATGCCTCGCTGCGTGCGGCTGAGGAACTGCTGGATGGCCTGCTGGACGTGTCGCGGCTGGATGCCGGCGGCCTGCACCCGGTCATCGGCGAATTCGATGTGAGTGCGCTGATGCGCGAACTGGCCGCCCAGTACACGCCGGTGGCGGCCGGTCGTGGCCTGCGCCTGGACCTGTTCGCGCGTACCACCTGGGTACGCAGCGACCGCCGCCTGCTGCGCCGCGTGCTGCAGAACTTCCTTGCCAACGCGCTGCGCTACACGCGCCAGGGCCGCATCGTGCTGGCCGTGCGCCAGCGTGGCGACGAAGTGGAACTGCAGGTGTGGGATACCGGTCCGGGCATCCCCGAGCATCACATGCGCCAGATCTTCGAGGAGTTCCACCGCTACCAGCAGCCCTTCGACTGGGGCGAGCAGGGGCTGGGCCTGGGCCTGTCGATCTGCCAGCGCATCTCGCGCCTGCTCGATCACCGCCTCAACGCGCGCAGCCGGGTCGGCAGTGGTTCGATGTTCTCGATCATCCTGCCGCGCGTGGCGCCGTTGCCGGGCTACAGCGAGCCGCTGCTGCCCGCGCAGGCCGCCGCACCGCCGGTGCGCAGCGACTCGCTGGCCGGGCTGCGCGTGCTGTGCGTGGACAACGACGAGGAGATCCTCGATGGCATGCGTGCGCTGCTGGGCCGCTGGCAGGTGCAGGTGATCACCGCATCGACCGTGGACCAGGCGCTGGAGAAGGTGGCCGAACAACCGCAGGTGATGCTGGTGGACTACCACCTGCATGACCGCATGGATGGCCTGGACGCACTGGTGGCGCTACGCGAAGCGGCCGGCTACCCGTTGCCGGGCGCGCTGCTGACCGCCGATGGCCGCGATGAACTGAAGCGGATGGCACGCGAGCGTGGCTACCGCGTGCTGACCAAGCCGATCAAGCCGGCCTCGCTGCGCGCCTTCCTCGGCGCGCTGCGCGATGCGAGGTAG
- a CDS encoding S46 family peptidase, with the protein MPARKTLPAALALGLTLAAGAHADEGMWMPTQLPELAKPLQAAGFKGNPAELANVTAPPLSAVVRAGGGTASFVSADGLLLTNHHVAMGVIQYNSSPEHDLINGGFIAQGRADERPANPDFRVLVTVGFDKVTDQVLAQARGKTGRAYFDAVDAASKQIVAECEKDGSVRCSVANMYYGTDFYRIAQLELSDVRLVYAPPRAIGNYGDEIDNFMWPRHTGDFTLLRAYVGKDGKPAAYSKDNVPYQAPAHLQMSVEGPKEGDYAMLAGYPGITYRHRTAAEFAGQIDTVLPRRVSVFQQMIDTIEAASANDVQARTRYASQLQSLKNNRKRAAGELEGLLRSDAKAQRAADETAMLAATDRKYQADIKALLANLSQGAAVGERDLLLDQMAAQTQLLRSALLLERLRIESAKPDAQRETGYQQRDQAMIEGVLKQVQRRYAPEVEKALLTRLLTRYQQLPDAQRVAEFDAAFGRTPAELAKALDGLYAGTQLGDEAQRLSRFAAAREGKALAADPLVAVAGPLVAAQLRIENESKTREGEQLRLRPAYMQALFAWRAKQGRAVYPDANRTLRISYGKVEALHPRDGVTYSPVTTVAGIVEKNTNAYPFDAPKPLLAAIAKGDFGSTADPALKTQTVNFLTNLDTTGGNSGSPVLNAKGELIGLNFDSNWESVSASWWFDPRFKRAVHVDMRYLRWLLAKVYPAPELLKEMGVPAE; encoded by the coding sequence ATGCCTGCCCGTAAAACCCTTCCTGCCGCCCTGGCCCTGGGCCTGACCCTCGCTGCAGGCGCCCACGCCGATGAAGGCATGTGGATGCCAACCCAGCTGCCGGAGCTGGCCAAGCCGCTGCAGGCGGCCGGTTTCAAGGGCAACCCGGCCGAGCTGGCCAACGTCACCGCGCCGCCGCTGAGCGCGGTGGTGCGTGCCGGCGGTGGCACCGCCTCGTTCGTTTCCGCCGATGGCCTGCTGCTGACCAACCACCACGTGGCGATGGGCGTGATCCAGTACAACAGCTCGCCCGAGCACGACCTCATCAACGGCGGCTTCATCGCCCAGGGCCGTGCCGACGAGCGCCCGGCCAACCCGGACTTCCGCGTGCTGGTCACCGTCGGCTTCGACAAGGTGACCGACCAGGTGCTGGCCCAGGCCCGCGGCAAGACCGGCCGTGCCTACTTCGACGCCGTCGATGCGGCCAGCAAGCAGATCGTGGCCGAGTGCGAAAAGGACGGCAGCGTGCGCTGCTCGGTGGCCAACATGTACTACGGCACCGATTTCTACCGTATTGCCCAGCTGGAGCTGAGCGACGTGCGCCTGGTGTACGCACCGCCGCGCGCCATCGGCAACTACGGCGACGAGATCGACAACTTCATGTGGCCGCGCCACACCGGCGATTTCACCCTGCTGCGCGCCTACGTCGGCAAGGACGGCAAGCCGGCCGCCTACAGCAAGGACAACGTGCCCTACCAGGCGCCGGCGCACCTGCAGATGTCGGTGGAAGGCCCGAAGGAAGGCGATTACGCGATGCTGGCCGGTTACCCGGGCATCACCTACCGCCACCGCACCGCGGCTGAATTCGCCGGCCAGATCGACACCGTGCTGCCGCGCCGCGTCTCGGTGTTCCAGCAGATGATCGACACCATCGAGGCGGCCAGCGCCAACGATGTGCAGGCACGCACCCGCTACGCCTCGCAGCTGCAGTCGCTGAAGAACAACCGCAAGCGCGCCGCCGGCGAGCTGGAAGGCCTGCTGCGCAGCGATGCCAAGGCCCAGCGCGCTGCCGACGAAACCGCCATGCTGGCCGCCACCGACCGCAAGTACCAGGCCGACATCAAGGCGCTGCTGGCCAACCTGTCGCAGGGCGCGGCGGTGGGCGAGCGTGACCTGCTGCTGGACCAGATGGCCGCGCAGACCCAGCTGCTGCGCTCGGCCCTGCTGCTGGAACGCCTGCGCATCGAATCGGCCAAGCCGGACGCGCAGCGCGAAACCGGCTACCAGCAGCGCGACCAGGCGATGATCGAGGGCGTGCTCAAGCAGGTGCAGCGCCGCTACGCACCGGAGGTCGAGAAGGCCCTGCTGACCCGCCTGCTGACCCGCTACCAGCAGCTGCCGGACGCGCAGCGCGTGGCCGAGTTCGACGCCGCCTTCGGCCGCACCCCGGCCGAGCTGGCCAAGGCCCTGGATGGCCTGTACGCCGGCACCCAGCTGGGTGACGAGGCCCAGCGCCTGTCCCGCTTCGCCGCCGCCCGCGAAGGCAAGGCCCTGGCCGCCGATCCGCTGGTGGCCGTGGCCGGCCCGCTGGTGGCCGCGCAGCTGCGCATCGAGAACGAGAGCAAGACCCGCGAAGGCGAGCAGCTGCGCCTGCGCCCGGCCTACATGCAGGCGCTGTTCGCCTGGCGTGCCAAGCAGGGCCGCGCGGTGTACCCCGATGCCAACCGCACCCTGCGTATCAGCTACGGCAAGGTGGAGGCGCTGCATCCGCGTGACGGCGTGACCTATTCGCCGGTGACCACCGTGGCCGGCATCGTCGAAAAGAACACCAACGCCTACCCGTTCGATGCACCGAAGCCGCTGCTGGCCGCCATCGCCAAGGGCGATTTCGGCAGCACCGCCGACCCGGCGCTGAAGACCCAGACGGTCAACTTCCTGACCAACCTGGACACCACCGGCGGCAACTCCGGCTCGCCGGTGCTCAACGCCAAGGGTGAGCTGATCGGCCTGAACTTCGACAGCAACTGGGAATCGGTCAGCGCCAGCTGGTGGTTCGACCCGCGCTTCAAGCGTGCCGTGCACGTGGACATGCGCTACCTGCGCTGGCTGCTGGCCAAGGTCTACCCGGCGCCCGAGCTGCTGAAGGAAATGGGCGTGCCGGCCGAATAA
- a CDS encoding molecular chaperone HscC — translation MIVGIDLGTTHSLVGIYEAGGGRLFPNAHGELLTPSVVSLADGAVLVGQPARDRLVSHPAHSVANFKRWMGTDRQTRLGDRSFRPEELSALVLRSLLADAEAALGQKVEEAVISVPAYFSDAQRKATRSAGELAGIRVERLINEPTAAALAYGLQQREGEGRVLVLDLGGGTFDVSILELFDGVVEVHASAGDNFLGGEDFSRVLLDALLADQRLDLATLAASEKAQLLRHLELFKRELSHSGSSTLELALGERKLHWSLDEAAFARLCDPLLQRMRGPIERAIRDARLQPDALDDIVLVGGAVRMPMVSRLVTRMFGRLPLRHIHPDHAIALGATVAAGLKGRDEALREVVLTDVCPYTLGTQVSRRTADGQSRGGYFHPIIQRNSVVPVSREDRFFPIQEQQREVVIDIYQGESPTVDRNIKLGELRVPLTHRGPLEERGVTTRFTYDINGLLQVEVTEDASGLRHELILEQNPGLLSPTEIQQRLAALQGLKIHPRDTQQNLAVVARAERLYEEFIHDRDTLQGWLMQFRHALDGQDLHHIEQQRRELSQALDMLERDA, via the coding sequence ATGATCGTCGGTATCGACCTGGGCACCACCCATTCGCTGGTGGGCATCTACGAGGCAGGCGGCGGGCGGCTGTTCCCCAATGCACACGGCGAGCTGCTGACGCCCTCGGTGGTCAGCCTGGCCGATGGCGCGGTGCTGGTCGGGCAACCGGCGCGCGACCGCCTGGTCAGCCATCCGGCGCACAGCGTGGCGAACTTCAAGCGCTGGATGGGGACCGACCGGCAGACCCGCCTGGGCGACCGCAGCTTCCGGCCCGAGGAACTGTCGGCGCTGGTGCTGCGCTCGCTGCTGGCCGACGCCGAGGCCGCGCTCGGGCAGAAGGTGGAAGAGGCGGTGATCAGCGTGCCGGCGTACTTCTCCGATGCGCAGCGCAAGGCAACGCGCAGCGCCGGCGAACTGGCCGGCATCCGCGTCGAGCGCCTGATCAACGAGCCCACGGCAGCAGCGCTGGCCTATGGCCTGCAGCAGCGCGAGGGCGAAGGCCGCGTGCTGGTGCTGGACCTGGGCGGCGGCACCTTCGATGTCTCGATCCTGGAGCTGTTCGACGGGGTGGTCGAAGTCCATGCCAGTGCCGGTGACAATTTCCTGGGCGGCGAGGATTTCTCGCGCGTGCTGCTGGACGCCCTGCTGGCCGACCAGCGGCTGGACCTGGCCACGCTGGCCGCCAGCGAGAAGGCGCAGCTGCTGCGGCATCTGGAACTGTTCAAGCGCGAACTGAGCCACAGCGGCAGCAGCACGCTGGAACTGGCGCTGGGCGAGCGCAAGCTGCACTGGTCGCTGGACGAGGCGGCATTCGCCCGGCTGTGCGATCCCCTGCTGCAGCGCATGCGCGGCCCGATCGAGCGCGCCATCCGCGATGCGCGGCTGCAGCCGGACGCACTGGACGACATCGTGCTGGTCGGCGGCGCGGTACGCATGCCGATGGTCAGCCGCCTGGTCACCCGCATGTTCGGCCGGCTGCCGCTGCGCCATATCCACCCCGACCACGCCATCGCCCTGGGTGCCACCGTCGCCGCCGGCCTGAAGGGTCGCGACGAGGCCCTGCGCGAAGTGGTGCTGACCGATGTCTGCCCCTACACGCTGGGCACCCAGGTGTCGCGCCGCACCGCCGATGGGCAGTCGCGCGGAGGCTATTTCCACCCGATCATCCAGCGCAACAGCGTGGTGCCGGTCAGCCGCGAGGATCGCTTCTTCCCCATCCAGGAGCAGCAGCGCGAAGTGGTGATCGACATCTACCAGGGCGAAAGCCCGACCGTGGACCGCAACATCAAGCTGGGCGAACTGCGCGTGCCGCTCACCCATCGCGGGCCGCTGGAGGAACGCGGCGTCACCACCCGCTTCACCTACGACATCAACGGCCTGCTGCAGGTGGAAGTCACCGAGGACGCCAGCGGCCTGCGCCATGAGCTGATCCTGGAGCAGAACCCGGGCCTGCTGTCGCCCACCGAGATCCAGCAGCGCCTGGCGGCCCTGCAGGGCCTGAAGATCCACCCGCGCGACACCCAGCAGAACCTGGCCGTGGTGGCCCGCGCCGAGCGCCTGTACGAGGAATTCATCCACGACCGCGACACGCTGCAGGGCTGGCTGATGCAGTTCCGCCATGCCCTGGACGGCCAGGACCTGCACCACATCGAGCAGCAGCGCCGCGAGCTGTCCCAGGCGCTGGACATGCTGGAGCGCGATGCATGA